The Globicephala melas chromosome X, mGloMel1.2, whole genome shotgun sequence genome window below encodes:
- the LOC115846034 gene encoding myb/SANT-like DNA-binding domain-containing protein 7, translating to MRSSDLASRLLRNQIVTDAHNLTKDAAWAQHCDQKSAAPDTPGEEGTSVLGARMTQAADRQPILKTVKESDEDCQLRISDQMRETSDLEDSWDESSGAGCSQGTPSYSSSHRLFRGAAAPCQSSPMTRLGVCGEPSPCTSSGRNTPGVASAQRPPGSSSRVPFVPGGDGPLTSAAPPRWARRRRRSVARIIAAQSAENRRLARELSKREEEKLDRLIAIGEEASAQQDTAKELRRDAVAAVRRLATAEEEATGAFQLALEKLLQRLISNTRS from the exons ATGCGGTCCTCGGACCTGGCTTCTCGGC TTCTCCGAAATCAGATCGTGACTGACGCACATAACTTAACGAAGGATGCTGCTTGGGCCCAGCACTGTGATCAGAAGTCAGCAGCCCCTGACACTCCAGGGGAAGAGGGAACCAGCGTTCTGGGAGCAAGAATGACTCAGGCAGCAGATCGTCAGCCTATCTTGAAAACAGTTAAGGAATCAGATGAGGATTGTCAACTGAGGATCAGTGACCAGATGCGAGAAACCAGCGACCTTGAGGACTCCTGGGATGAATCCTCAGGTGCAGGGTGCTCTCAAGGGACCCCCAGCTACAGCAGCTCCCACCGCCTTTTCAGAGGTGCAGCCGCTCCCTGTCAGAGCAGCCCCATGACCAGACTGGGAGTGTGTGGTGAGCCCAGCCCCTGCACCAGCTCCGGCCGAAACACTCCCGGGGTGGCCTCGGCACAGCGGCCTCCGGGCTCCTCCTCCAGAGTTCCTTTTGTTCCTGGTGGGGATGGGCCTTTGACCAGTGCGGCCCCTCCCAGGTGGGCAAGGCGAAGAAGGCGGTCAGTGGCCAGGATTATCGCAGCCCAGTCGGCAGAAAACAGGAGATTGGCGCGAGAACTTTCAAAGCGGGAGGAAGAAAAACTGGACCGGCTGATTGCCATTGGCGAGGAGGCCAGTGCTCAGCAGGACACCGCCAAAGAGCTGCGCAGGGATGCCGTGGCCGCGGTCAGACGCCTGGCCACAGCGGAGGAAGAGGCAACCGGTGCTTTTCAGCTGGCGCTTGAAAAGTTGCTTCAGAGGTTAATTTCAAACACCAGAAGTTAG